The genomic window GATTGCGCTCATCCTCACCGAATGTCATCTCATTCGAAATGCTCTTTTCCTCGCTCTCAACCACCACTGCGCGGTCGTCTATTCCGAACGCCAGCCGCCGGAAGGACGCCGCTGCACTTGCACCGATCCAGGCCGCCAGTTTTTCCGGCGGTGCTTTTTGCAGATCGCCGAATGTGCGGATGTGATGCTGCTCCAGTATTGCCTGCGTCTTCTTACCGGCGCCCCACATCCGCTTGATCGGCAGCGGCGCGAGAAATTCCGGAATCAGCTTTTCAGAAAACGGTACCATGGTGAATCCGTCAGGTTTATTCAAATCACTCGCAATTTTTGCCAGAAACATATTCGGTGCCACACCGACTGAACAGGTCAGCTTTGTTTCCTCAAAAACCGCCGCCTTAATTTTGCCGGCAATCGCCGGGCCGTCGCCGAACAGATAGCGCGCGCCGGTCACATCCAGAAATGCTTCGTCAATCGACACCGGTTCAATCTCCGGCGTAAACCGCGCAAGGATTTCCATCACCTTGTGCGACATCTCGCGGTAGCGTTTGCCGTTCGGCGGCAGAAAAACCGCCTGCGGACAAAGCCGGTACGCTGTGCGCGACGGCATCGCCGAATAAATTCCGTATTTACGCGCCTCATACGAACACGTCGCAACCACGCCGCGTTTATCCGGCGGCGCGCCAACCACCACCGGCTTGCCGCGCAGCTCCGGTCGATCCAGCACTTCCACTGCCGCAAAAAATGCGTCCATGTCAATATGCAGAATCGTGCGCTGTCCGGTTTTAATCATCGCCGGAAATATAAACCACGGAATACACCGAAAACACGGAATAAATTATTTTTAACCGCAGATGACGCAGATATAAACGGATTTTACGAAAAGGAAGCGAAGCGTTTTTTGACAGGATTAACAGGATTTACGAAATAAAATAAAAAACCCTGTTGATCCTGTTAATCCCGTCTAAACTATTTTTCTTTTCATCCGTTTATATCTGCGTAATCCGTGGTTAAACCTTCGTCGTGAATTCATCACTTTCAGAACTGCGGTCGCCGGCGGGATCGCCGCATGGCGGACAGCTGAGCGGCAATGGAAAAAATCGTGTGGCGTTGACTCTGCAATTTTGTGATTTTTACGCATTTTTGCAGCTATAATTTTCCGGGGGAAAAATAAATGGCGCAGACGAGTATTGTTTTACGTCCGGTTTATTTATTGCGGTTTAAAGAAACGGACAATACGGCCGGGAGGGAAACCGTAAACTTTTTTAAATATTTTTGAAAAGTAATAGGTATCGTAAAATCCGGTGCGTTCAGCGGCTTCTTTGACAGAAAGCCGTTCATTTTGAATCAGTAGAAATGCTTTTTGGCGCATTCGAGCTGCTGCAGTGTGACTGGACTGATTCCGGCCTCGGTTATGCGCTGTCTGTGCCGGAGAATTTTCTGGAGGCACAGATAAATATTTTTCTATTCGTTTCGCCGGCGGCTTTTGTTAAAACCTCTACAACCGGAGAAATTTTATGAGCATCAAGGTCGTCATTCAAGGCGCAGCAGGCCGTATGGGAAAAACATTGATCCGATGCATTCTGGAAGAAAAAGTCAGCGGACTGCAACTCGCCGGCGCTGTGGATTTATGGGATGCGCCTGACATCGGTACAGATGCCGGACTGGCCGCCGGAGCCAGAAAAGCCGGCGTTCTGTTGACCACTGATCTCGCCGCCGTTGCGCCGGATGCTGATGTGATTATTGATTTCACCTCGCATTTTGGCACCGCCGGAAACGCGGAACGCATTGCCGCATGGAATACCGCGTGGGTGATCGGAACCACCGGACTCGCCGACGAAGAAACTGCCGAAATACAAAAAGCCGCCAAAAACGTTCCGGTGGTCATGGCAGGCAATATGAGTCTTGGTGTTAATCTGCTGTGCAAGCTGATTGAAGAAGCAGCAAAAGCGCTCTACGCCAAAGGCTATGATATTGAAATTATCGAGCGGCATCACAACCAGAAAAAAGATGCACCGAGCGGCACCGCACTGATGCTCGGTCGCGCCGCCGCTGCCGGCGCCGGACTGGATTTAAAAACATCCGGGATGAACGGACGCAGCGGAATGCCCGGCGCGCGTAAAAAAGAGGAGATCGGTTTTCACGCCGTACGCGGCGGCGACATCGTTGGCGATCACACTGTGCTGCTCGCCGGCACCGGCGAAATGCTCGAATTTTCACACCGCGCCACCAGCCGCGAAACCTTTGCCATCGGCGCACTCAATGCCGCCGTCTGGCTCGTCAAGCAGAAGCCCGGACTCTACAGCATGAACGATGTGCTCGGATTATAATTGAAAGAGTACGTTATGAATCAAAAAGATATACGCTGGAAACAACGGTTTGAAAATTTTGAAAACTCGTTTCTGCTGTTAAAACAGGGACTTGAAATTGAAATGCCGTCGATCTTCGAGCGCGCCGGGATTATTCAGTTTTTCGAAATGACATTCGAACTGTCATGGAAAGTCCTGAAAGATTACCTCGAAAGTC from Kiritimatiellales bacterium includes these protein-coding regions:
- the dinB gene encoding DNA polymerase IV is translated as MIKTGQRTILHIDMDAFFAAVEVLDRPELRGKPVVVGAPPDKRGVVATCSYEARKYGIYSAMPSRTAYRLCPQAVFLPPNGKRYREMSHKVMEILARFTPEIEPVSIDEAFLDVTGARYLFGDGPAIAGKIKAAVFEETKLTCSVGVAPNMFLAKIASDLNKPDGFTMVPFSEKLIPEFLAPLPIKRMWGAGKKTQAILEQHHIRTFGDLQKAPPEKLAAWIGASAAASFRRLAFGIDDRAVVVESEEKSISNEMTFGEDERNPQAVEAALLDLADQVGARLRRANFYATTAQIKLRWSDFSTITRQRRLDPPARDDVTLRETALELLHKEGVHSAVRLIGFCVTGLQGPDETPQLELFEAEEKKSNKRREKLSAAVDEVRRKFGSKSILRGSKVEKNKPRNTPKTQN
- the dapB gene encoding 4-hydroxy-tetrahydrodipicolinate reductase, yielding MSIKVVIQGAAGRMGKTLIRCILEEKVSGLQLAGAVDLWDAPDIGTDAGLAAGARKAGVLLTTDLAAVAPDADVIIDFTSHFGTAGNAERIAAWNTAWVIGTTGLADEETAEIQKAAKNVPVVMAGNMSLGVNLLCKLIEEAAKALYAKGYDIEIIERHHNQKKDAPSGTALMLGRAAAAGAGLDLKTSGMNGRSGMPGARKKEEIGFHAVRGGDIVGDHTVLLAGTGEMLEFSHRATSRETFAIGALNAAVWLVKQKPGLYSMNDVLGL